The following coding sequences lie in one Thermosulfuriphilus ammonigenes genomic window:
- a CDS encoding UbiA-like polyprenyltransferase yields the protein MWRKIRTLLEMIKFEHTIFALPFAFMGAVLAARGIPEARTSLLILGAMVGARTAAMAFNRLVDLSFDAANPRTQNRPLVTGEVRPGETWAMILIASALFFFCAWRLNSLTLKLSPLALAILLAYSYTKRFTWLCHVFLGLAIGLSPLAGWIAVTGAFSWEPAILSLGVMFWVAGFDILYACLDEEFDRKVGLYSIPARFGRRRAFAISALFHSLAFGLFVLVGLLLSLGWIYYLGLTVTLGLFIAQRVVISPDDLSKMDLSFFTFNGAISVVMFLATVFSLIF from the coding sequence ATGTGGCGGAAGATTCGAACTCTTCTTGAAATGATCAAATTTGAACACACCATCTTTGCCCTTCCCTTTGCCTTCATGGGAGCCGTGCTGGCCGCACGCGGCATCCCCGAAGCCAGGACTTCTCTCCTTATCCTGGGGGCTATGGTAGGGGCCAGGACTGCGGCTATGGCCTTTAATCGCCTGGTAGATTTATCCTTTGATGCCGCCAATCCCCGGACTCAAAACCGTCCTCTGGTAACCGGAGAAGTCAGACCGGGTGAAACCTGGGCCATGATCCTTATCGCCTCAGCCCTTTTCTTCTTCTGTGCCTGGCGCCTTAACTCCTTGACCCTAAAGCTTTCACCCCTTGCCCTGGCTATTCTCCTGGCCTATTCCTACACCAAGCGGTTTACCTGGCTTTGCCACGTCTTTCTGGGGCTGGCCATCGGTCTGTCTCCTCTTGCCGGTTGGATAGCCGTCACCGGAGCCTTCTCCTGGGAGCCCGCCATCCTTTCTCTGGGGGTGATGTTCTGGGTGGCTGGTTTTGACATTCTTTATGCCTGCCTTGATGAAGAGTTTGACCGAAAGGTGGGGCTTTATTCCATTCCGGCCCGTTTTGGCCGTCGGAGAGCCTTTGCCATCTCTGCCTTATTCCACTCTCTGGCCTTTGGCCTCTTTGTTCTGGTGGGGCTGTTGCTTTCGCTGGGCTGGATATATTATCTCGGATTGACTGTCACCCTGGGGCTTTTTATTGCCCAGAGGGTAGTCATATCACCGGATGATCTCTCAAAAATGGACCTTTCCTTCTTTACCTTCAACGGGGCTATCAGCGTGGTAATGTTTTTAGCTACTGTTTTTTCCCTCATCTTTTGA
- a CDS encoding PhnD/SsuA/transferrin family substrate-binding protein: MAKRGELKALERWAPMVAYLNQTLPQYRFILVPLNFYALREAVQNNELDFILANPAMYVEFESLNGASRIATLKNSRHGGAYTLFGGVIFCRADRLDIRDLSDLRGKSFAAVNPYSFGGWQMAWRELKERGISPQRDFQKVVFLETHDEVVYAVLEGAVDAGTVRTDTLETMAQEGKIDLKTFRILSPKKHPGFPFRVSTRLYPEWPFAKASKTPDDLAEQVAIALMKMSPESPAAKAAGIAGWTIPKNYQPVHECLKELRIGPYQSLGRFTLKEAVRKYWYWVVLLLLFAVVNSAIAVYVGNLNRRLREAKRQVELARNHLEEKVRERTAHLEVLNQKLLQEIQERERAEAELSAEKERLAVTMTSIGEAVLSTDETGLVRMMNRAAEEITGWEEKEALGRPLREIFRLKEDNHSCLDPVGVCLREKRLVEIKEGFLLRKDGSERLIEGTCSPIHERKSLIVGAVMVFRDITEKKKLEEEMLKSSKLESLAVLAGGIAHDFNNILTAVLGNISLAKFRAGEKSSLYSLLDQAERASLRAKALAQRLLAFTKEDSPVKKIVSLADLITETTTFALRGSRVVPRFKFPKQLWPAEVDEDQMGIVINNLVINAVEAMPDGGVLEISAENVHITPEAGLPLSPGRYVKVSIRDEGVGIPEDILPRIFDPFFTSKPGGSGLGLATCFSVIRRHGGHITVESEPGEGTVFYLFLPASGGQVLNAPEESRLISPEIRARVLVMDDEDLVRETLGEMLRLLGCEVAFAREGREALELYAQARDRDQGFDLVIMDLTIPGGMGGKEAVAKLLQIDPKAKVVVSSGYSSDPIMNDYQRYGFQAILNKPYRLNELTEVLKELLISKDEGKNSS, translated from the coding sequence TTGGCCAAAAGAGGAGAACTTAAGGCCCTGGAGAGGTGGGCCCCCATGGTGGCCTATCTCAACCAAACTCTGCCTCAGTATCGCTTCATCTTGGTGCCCCTGAACTTTTATGCCCTGAGAGAGGCTGTTCAAAACAATGAGTTGGACTTCATTCTGGCCAATCCGGCCATGTATGTAGAGTTTGAATCCCTAAACGGGGCCAGCCGGATCGCAACCCTTAAAAACAGTCGTCACGGTGGAGCCTACACCCTCTTTGGAGGGGTGATTTTCTGTCGGGCTGATCGTCTCGACATCAGAGATCTTTCTGACTTACGGGGAAAGAGTTTTGCCGCGGTCAATCCCTACTCTTTCGGTGGCTGGCAAATGGCCTGGCGTGAGCTTAAAGAAAGGGGGATTTCTCCTCAAAGAGACTTCCAAAAGGTGGTCTTCTTGGAGACCCATGACGAGGTTGTCTATGCGGTCCTTGAAGGGGCCGTAGATGCCGGTACGGTGAGAACCGATACCCTGGAGACCATGGCCCAGGAGGGAAAGATAGATCTTAAAACCTTTCGGATCCTGTCCCCCAAAAAACACCCCGGTTTCCCCTTTAGGGTTAGCACTCGCCTTTATCCTGAATGGCCTTTTGCCAAGGCCTCAAAGACCCCCGACGATCTGGCCGAACAGGTGGCCATTGCCCTGATGAAGATGTCTCCAGAGTCTCCCGCCGCCAAGGCCGCCGGGATTGCCGGCTGGACCATCCCCAAGAATTATCAGCCCGTTCATGAGTGCCTCAAAGAGCTCCGGATCGGTCCATATCAATCCCTGGGCCGTTTCACCCTTAAAGAGGCCGTGCGTAAATACTGGTATTGGGTGGTGCTGCTTCTGCTGTTTGCCGTGGTGAACAGCGCCATTGCTGTCTACGTGGGCAATCTTAATCGCCGACTAAGAGAGGCCAAAAGGCAGGTGGAACTGGCTCGCAACCATCTGGAAGAAAAGGTCCGGGAGAGAACGGCCCATTTGGAAGTCCTCAACCAAAAGCTCCTTCAGGAAATTCAGGAAAGAGAACGGGCCGAGGCCGAACTTTCGGCCGAAAAGGAGCGCCTGGCGGTAACTATGACCTCTATTGGTGAAGCTGTCTTGTCCACGGATGAGACCGGGCTGGTAAGGATGATGAATCGAGCAGCCGAGGAAATAACCGGCTGGGAAGAAAAAGAGGCCCTGGGGCGTCCATTAAGGGAGATTTTTCGCCTTAAGGAGGATAATCATAGCTGCCTTGATCCGGTGGGAGTCTGTCTTCGAGAAAAAAGACTGGTGGAGATAAAAGAAGGGTTTCTGCTTAGAAAAGACGGCTCGGAACGGCTCATTGAAGGCACTTGCTCCCCTATCCACGAGAGAAAGAGCCTTATTGTGGGGGCAGTAATGGTCTTCCGGGACATCACGGAGAAGAAAAAGCTTGAGGAGGAAATGCTTAAGTCCAGTAAGCTTGAGTCTCTGGCTGTTCTGGCCGGAGGTATCGCCCATGATTTCAACAACATTCTCACCGCCGTCTTGGGGAACATTTCCCTGGCCAAATTCCGGGCCGGAGAAAAAAGCTCTCTTTATTCTCTGCTTGATCAGGCCGAGAGGGCCTCATTGAGGGCAAAAGCCCTGGCCCAGAGACTGCTGGCCTTCACTAAAGAAGACTCCCCGGTTAAAAAGATAGTCTCTCTGGCAGATCTGATTACCGAGACTACCACTTTTGCCCTGAGGGGTTCCCGGGTAGTTCCCCGCTTCAAGTTTCCCAAACAGCTTTGGCCGGCAGAGGTGGATGAGGATCAGATGGGCATTGTCATCAACAACTTGGTTATAAACGCTGTGGAGGCCATGCCTGACGGAGGTGTTCTCGAGATTTCGGCCGAAAATGTTCACATTACCCCTGAAGCAGGTCTTCCCCTTTCTCCGGGGCGTTACGTCAAGGTCTCCATCAGGGATGAAGGGGTGGGCATTCCGGAGGATATTCTTCCTCGGATTTTTGATCCTTTCTTTACCAGCAAACCTGGTGGCAGTGGCCTGGGGCTGGCTACTTGTTTTTCCGTAATAAGGCGCCACGGCGGCCATATTACCGTGGAGTCAGAGCCAGGAGAGGGGACAGTCTTTTATCTCTTTCTTCCGGCCAGTGGAGGCCAGGTTCTAAATGCCCCGGAAGAGAGTCGTCTGATCTCCCCTGAGATAAGGGCCCGGGTGCTGGTTATGGATGATGAAGATTTGGTAAGGGAGACTCTGGGGGAGATGCTCAGACTGCTTGGCTGTGAGGTGGCCTTTGCCCGGGAAGGACGGGAGGCCCTTGAACTTTACGCCCAAGCCAGGGACCGTGATCAGGGCTTTGACCTGGTGATTATGGATCTAACCATTCCTGGAGGTATGGGGGGAAAGGAGGCCGTTGCCAAACTTCTCCAGATAGATCCAAAGGCCAAGGTGGTTGTATCCAGCGGCTACTCCAGTGACCCTATTATGAATGATTATCAGCGCTACGGCTTCCAGGCCATTCTTAACAAACCCTACCGCCTGAATGAACTGACGGAGGTCCTCAAGGAGCTCCTGATCTCAAAAGATGAGGGAAAAAACAGTAGCTAA
- a CDS encoding AAA family ATPase — MKPLELTISGLHSYREPVKIDFSPAIEAQIFGIFGHTGGGKSTILDAITLALFGRTDRLGRSLKEAINPHCRELSVSLTFEVAGKVFKVSRTIPREGRSRVLLWGKQEDRLQEIAEKDQEVSRKLDSVLGIAFEDFIRMVILPQGKFDRFLFLRPEERARMLGRILNLERLGEPLYERVREECQRHLRELEGLKGQLEALRWATPEALTKLNRRIKALAWGREHLDRKLKKISQRLSRLKELKEWLEQEQRLEFELKTLTREAPKIKELKTKLRLAQALAPHSRDLKRLRDIDTDIDREQKTKERLLTQLNKAQERLKKAEEQYESFEKRYSEELENLSARAEKAQRALKLEERRQKANEEIKNLHGHLKGILAEIDQVKKQQHRLQQGLWSLEAREKKISLELAQLKFGKKEKELLKLLEASPLSEALALEKTWREKRKRQKEIKEALEERGHRLAQEFNLSFVEAGNLLQQIKGLLDRLQQEKERLLLEIQAREIINQLAENLKAGFPCPVCGSREHPSPAQKKEDTETSQRLRALEDRIKKIKRFLEEAEGLAQDETRLKALVEEITLLGERTNQIRSEIINQTGLPPLFSLTDLQREKERLLNLHYQETDLREESRRVLEQLGRVQQEALHLQEKLVRLGQEKEQLSVRLKERQRELAELNQEIRELTGKVSPDKLIIKIQTQMEELNREKNKLKEEVTELRQHSQGLEKKAAEIREHLNQLYKEKKTLLTQAEELKSRFKATLEELYQLLLPPEVMKELEEQIQSFEKRQTSLASRLEEVRRKINDLGPGLSPEEIPTLEDLKTRLEKAIGWLNQQVGRTTEAERRLREALKQRKDLLRQEKEIRAASELAHELKRLIQGKALVKFATRFYLAQVVSLANQMLEDLSGGRLFLAPPDEELNLAIHDLSAGNVRSVKTLSGGERFLVSFSLALGLSGYIQAQRAKPINFFFVDEGFGSLDADLQQQVAKVLERMLAEGRVVGLITHLEAFREIVPAYFWVEKDPQHGSRVRFIKNFV; from the coding sequence ATGAAACCTCTTGAGTTAACCATCTCTGGTCTTCACAGTTACCGGGAACCGGTAAAGATAGACTTCAGCCCGGCCATCGAGGCTCAGATTTTTGGGATCTTTGGCCACACCGGTGGGGGGAAGTCCACTATCCTTGACGCCATCACTTTGGCCCTGTTTGGCCGCACCGACCGTCTGGGGCGATCCCTTAAAGAGGCCATCAATCCCCACTGCCGGGAGCTGTCAGTAAGCCTGACCTTCGAGGTCGCCGGCAAAGTCTTCAAGGTCTCCCGGACCATCCCCCGGGAGGGACGCTCCCGGGTCCTTCTTTGGGGAAAGCAAGAAGACCGCTTACAGGAGATTGCCGAAAAGGATCAAGAAGTCAGCCGAAAACTGGATAGCGTCCTGGGGATAGCCTTTGAAGACTTCATCCGCATGGTCATCCTCCCCCAGGGTAAGTTCGACCGCTTTCTCTTTCTCCGCCCTGAAGAAAGGGCCCGCATGCTGGGCCGCATACTGAACCTGGAAAGACTGGGAGAGCCCCTTTATGAACGGGTAAGGGAGGAATGTCAGCGACACCTGAGAGAGCTGGAGGGCCTTAAAGGGCAGCTTGAGGCCCTCAGGTGGGCCACCCCGGAGGCCCTGACCAAACTGAACCGCCGAATTAAGGCCCTGGCCTGGGGAAGAGAGCATCTCGACCGAAAACTCAAAAAGATATCCCAGAGACTCTCCAGACTAAAAGAGCTAAAGGAGTGGCTCGAGCAGGAACAAAGGCTGGAATTTGAGCTTAAGACCCTGACCAGAGAGGCCCCTAAAATCAAAGAGCTAAAGACAAAACTCCGGCTGGCCCAGGCCCTGGCCCCCCATTCTCGAGACCTTAAACGTTTAAGGGATATCGACACCGATATAGACAGGGAGCAGAAGACCAAAGAGCGACTTTTGACCCAACTAAATAAGGCCCAGGAGAGGCTAAAAAAGGCCGAAGAGCAGTATGAAAGTTTTGAAAAACGCTACTCAGAGGAGCTAGAGAACCTCTCCGCCCGGGCCGAAAAGGCCCAACGAGCTCTCAAGTTAGAGGAGCGGCGGCAGAAGGCCAATGAAGAGATCAAAAATCTCCATGGCCATCTGAAGGGAATCTTGGCGGAGATCGACCAGGTCAAAAAACAGCAACACCGTTTGCAGCAGGGCCTCTGGAGTCTTGAGGCTCGAGAAAAGAAGATCTCCTTAGAGCTGGCCCAACTTAAATTTGGCAAGAAGGAAAAAGAACTCCTTAAGCTCCTTGAGGCCAGCCCCTTAAGTGAAGCCCTGGCCCTCGAGAAGACCTGGCGGGAGAAAAGGAAACGCCAGAAAGAAATCAAAGAGGCCCTGGAAGAAAGAGGCCATCGTCTGGCCCAAGAATTTAATCTTTCCTTTGTCGAAGCGGGAAATCTTCTCCAGCAGATCAAGGGGCTTCTCGACCGTCTTCAACAAGAAAAAGAAAGGCTTCTCCTCGAAATCCAGGCCAGAGAAATCATCAATCAGCTGGCCGAAAACCTCAAAGCCGGGTTTCCCTGTCCGGTCTGCGGCTCTCGAGAACATCCTTCTCCAGCTCAAAAAAAGGAGGATACAGAAACCTCCCAAAGGCTGAGAGCCCTTGAGGATCGAATTAAGAAGATAAAAAGATTCCTTGAAGAGGCTGAAGGGCTGGCTCAAGATGAGACCAGGCTCAAGGCCTTAGTGGAAGAGATAACCCTTCTTGGGGAGCGAACCAATCAAATAAGGTCGGAGATCATTAACCAGACCGGGCTCCCCCCTCTTTTTTCTCTGACTGATCTTCAGCGAGAGAAGGAACGCCTCCTCAACCTTCACTATCAGGAGACCGACCTCAGGGAGGAATCCAGAAGAGTCCTTGAGCAACTGGGGCGGGTCCAGCAGGAGGCCTTACACCTTCAGGAGAAGCTTGTTCGACTGGGGCAGGAGAAAGAACAACTATCCGTAAGGCTTAAAGAACGCCAGAGAGAACTAGCTGAGCTTAATCAAGAGATAAGGGAACTTACCGGAAAGGTCTCCCCTGATAAGCTGATCATCAAAATTCAGACCCAGATGGAAGAGTTAAACCGGGAAAAAAACAAATTAAAGGAAGAGGTGACAGAACTGCGCCAGCACAGCCAGGGCCTGGAGAAGAAAGCAGCTGAGATCAGAGAGCACTTAAATCAGCTATACAAAGAAAAGAAGACCCTCTTGACCCAGGCTGAAGAGCTAAAAAGTCGTTTTAAGGCCACCCTTGAAGAACTCTATCAGCTCCTGCTTCCCCCCGAAGTAATGAAAGAGCTTGAAGAACAAATCCAGAGTTTTGAAAAGAGGCAGACCAGTCTCGCCTCCCGCCTTGAGGAGGTAAGACGTAAAATTAATGATCTAGGCCCAGGGCTCTCGCCTGAGGAGATCCCGACATTGGAAGATCTAAAGACACGGCTGGAGAAGGCCATCGGCTGGCTCAACCAGCAGGTGGGACGGACTACCGAAGCAGAAAGAAGATTGAGGGAGGCCCTGAAACAGAGAAAAGACCTTCTCCGCCAGGAAAAAGAAATCCGGGCCGCCAGCGAACTGGCCCACGAGCTCAAAAGGCTTATCCAGGGAAAGGCCTTAGTCAAGTTTGCCACCCGCTTTTATTTGGCTCAGGTAGTCTCTTTAGCCAACCAGATGCTGGAGGATCTCTCCGGCGGGCGCCTCTTCTTGGCCCCTCCAGACGAAGAGCTCAACCTGGCCATTCATGACCTGTCCGCGGGCAATGTCCGTTCAGTCAAGACTCTTTCGGGCGGAGAGAGGTTTCTGGTTTCTTTCAGTCTGGCCCTGGGGCTTTCCGGTTATATTCAGGCCCAGCGGGCCAAACCCATAAACTTCTTCTTCGTTGATGAGGGTTTCGGGAGCCTGGATGCAGACCTCCAGCAACAGGTAGCCAAGGTGCTGGAGAGAATGCTGGCCGAAGGGCGTGTTGTGGGGCTTATCACCCATCTTGAAGCCTTCAGAGAGATAGTCCCGGCCTATTTCTGGGTGGAAAAGGATCCTCAACACGGAAGCCGGGTGCGTTTTATCAAGAACTTTGTTTAA
- a CDS encoding formylmethanofuran dehydrogenase subunit E family protein: MKHVWAIFFIAFFIATPALAGEGATDNSPDWFFPKWAAEAPNNKPIKVLDTEAPLGRYALKTKEIGLKDLARIHGHLCDGLAFAFVAIREALLKLFPNGVVDRTDIRVVTRNSPCFVDAATLMTRARINFMTVRVDNSLGWEFIVQKISTGEAYRVRLKSGFIPRDFEEIEKEIRARRKKGLPVSAKEIDHYEELLSAFIRKLLYTPPEWFIIVERLPHYEFRFLDLLAPRGDIINKNVPMGIHS; encoded by the coding sequence ATGAAGCATGTCTGGGCCATATTTTTTATCGCTTTCTTTATCGCAACCCCGGCCCTGGCTGGGGAGGGGGCTACGGACAATTCTCCGGATTGGTTTTTTCCCAAATGGGCGGCCGAAGCCCCTAATAACAAGCCCATTAAGGTGCTTGATACTGAGGCTCCGCTGGGGCGTTACGCCCTGAAGACCAAGGAGATCGGGCTTAAGGACCTGGCCCGCATCCACGGCCACCTCTGCGACGGGCTGGCCTTTGCCTTCGTAGCCATAAGAGAGGCCCTCTTAAAGCTCTTTCCTAACGGAGTGGTGGACCGGACGGACATAAGGGTGGTCACCAGAAATAGCCCCTGCTTTGTGGACGCCGCTACCCTTATGACCAGGGCCCGGATCAACTTCATGACCGTGAGGGTGGATAACTCCCTGGGCTGGGAATTCATCGTCCAGAAAATCTCTACGGGAGAGGCCTACCGGGTAAGGCTTAAATCGGGCTTCATTCCCCGGGATTTTGAAGAGATCGAAAAAGAAATCAGGGCCCGGCGCAAGAAGGGGCTTCCGGTCTCCGCCAAAGAGATTGACCACTACGAGGAGCTTCTTTCGGCCTTTATCCGCAAGCTCCTCTATACTCCGCCTGAATGGTTCATTATCGTTGAGCGGCTCCCCCACTATGAGTTCCGCTTCCTGGATCTTTTGGCCCCGCGTGGAGACATTATCAATAAAAACGTGCCAATGGGAATTCATTCCTAA
- a CDS encoding thermonuclease family protein, which yields MSVQIFWDPKGLELDSLGSKKFLRATDGDTPYVSISIRMLSIDTPEVHYPGNQKPSKHDKKLTQLGEWLKEGKVPIKDSLAEYLYPKLASGKAGSLQEKQGRLAAEYFRKLLEKRLSDPQKKRKRGIFLRTADKPFDRYGRLLAYMAPYYTPEERARMSRKDRATFNLLMVESGWAAPFLIYPSLPRYQDLVLFWEAAKRAFEERDGAWAEPLMLTGYEFRMCVRLYEVMRKLIKGKRLSSQERKGWITRYCADLTTCKIYEPQDYHRVPPYNRLFIWPEDVTEAVGRLNLVSGY from the coding sequence ATGTCTGTTCAAATCTTTTGGGATCCTAAAGGACTCGAATTAGATTCCCTGGGATCGAAAAAGTTCTTAAGGGCTACCGATGGTGATACACCTTATGTATCCATCTCTATCCGGATGTTGAGCATCGACACCCCCGAAGTGCACTATCCTGGCAACCAAAAACCCTCCAAGCATGATAAAAAGCTTACCCAACTTGGAGAATGGCTTAAAGAAGGAAAAGTGCCGATAAAGGATAGTCTGGCTGAATATCTCTACCCCAAACTTGCCAGTGGGAAAGCCGGAAGTCTTCAGGAGAAACAGGGACGCCTAGCGGCGGAGTATTTTCGAAAACTCCTTGAAAAAAGGCTCAGTGATCCCCAAAAGAAGCGCAAGAGGGGGATCTTCTTACGAACTGCGGACAAGCCTTTTGATCGATACGGACGCCTCTTGGCCTACATGGCCCCCTACTACACCCCTGAAGAAAGAGCCCGGATGAGCCGAAAAGATCGAGCTACATTCAACCTTCTGATGGTAGAGTCTGGTTGGGCGGCCCCTTTTTTGATCTATCCAAGTCTTCCGAGATACCAAGACTTGGTACTCTTTTGGGAGGCGGCCAAAAGAGCCTTCGAAGAAAGGGACGGCGCCTGGGCTGAACCTCTGATGCTAACAGGCTACGAGTTTCGGATGTGCGTAAGACTCTATGAGGTAATGAGAAAGCTCATTAAGGGAAAACGTTTGTCCTCGCAGGAGAGAAAAGGCTGGATCACACGCTATTGTGCCGATCTCACCACCTGTAAAATTTACGAGCCCCAGGATTATCATCGGGTACCACCTTACAATCGGCTCTTTATCTGGCCAGAAGATGTCACAGAAGCCGTGGGAAGGTTGAATCTGGTGTCAGGGTATTGA